In Trichocoleus desertorum NBK24, the following are encoded in one genomic region:
- a CDS encoding glycosyltransferase family 2 protein, translating to MSTSFTTKAQIPNPAFSDPALQVSVIVPIYNEVESLPHLIEAIATSVTENQISYEIVCVDDGSSDGSTELLKQLAQTRTDLRAVILRRNYGQTAAMSAGFKHARGKVLITLDGDLQNDPADIPHLLACLDEGYDLVSGWRKARQDAALTRLLPSKIANWLIGNVTGVKLHDYGCSLKAYRAELVADMNLYGELHRFLPALAFIEGARITEIPVRHHARRFGQSKYGLGRTLRVLMDLFTIFFMKKFLTRPMHVFGSFGLASMVAGVLLGSYLTFLKLGLGQSIGDRPLLILAVVLFLAGIQLFSFGLLAELLMRTYHESQNRPIYRVREVVEAETETV from the coding sequence ATGAGTACTTCATTTACCACTAAGGCTCAGATCCCCAATCCAGCTTTCTCTGATCCAGCTCTTCAAGTCTCTGTCATCGTACCCATCTATAACGAAGTGGAAAGCCTTCCGCACCTGATTGAGGCGATCGCAACGTCTGTGACTGAAAACCAAATTAGCTACGAAATTGTCTGTGTTGATGATGGCTCCAGTGATGGCTCAACCGAATTACTCAAGCAGCTAGCCCAGACTCGGACGGATCTGCGGGCTGTGATCCTGCGACGCAACTATGGACAAACCGCAGCGATGTCGGCTGGCTTTAAGCATGCCCGTGGCAAGGTATTGATTACTCTCGATGGCGACTTGCAAAATGATCCAGCAGACATCCCTCACCTGCTGGCTTGTTTAGATGAAGGATATGACTTGGTCAGTGGTTGGCGTAAAGCTAGGCAAGATGCGGCTTTGACACGACTCTTACCTTCCAAAATTGCCAACTGGCTGATTGGCAATGTCACAGGAGTGAAACTGCACGATTACGGTTGCTCCCTCAAGGCTTATCGAGCGGAACTCGTTGCAGATATGAATCTCTACGGAGAACTACACCGATTCTTGCCCGCCCTGGCTTTTATTGAAGGAGCCCGGATCACCGAAATTCCGGTACGTCATCATGCTCGTCGTTTTGGGCAGAGTAAATACGGCTTGGGTCGGACGCTACGAGTTTTGATGGACCTGTTCACGATCTTCTTTATGAAGAAGTTTTTGACCCGTCCAATGCATGTGTTTGGCAGCTTTGGCTTAGCTTCAATGGTGGCTGGAGTGCTGCTAGGGAGCTATTTAACTTTCCTCAAGTTAGGCTTGGGTCAAAGTATTGGCGATCGCCCCTTGTTGATCCTGGCAGTAGTTTTATTCCTGGCAGGGATACAGTTATTTAGTTTTGGTTTGCTGGCAGAACTGCTGATGCGAACTTATCACGAGTCTCAAAATAGACCCATCTATCGGGTGCGAGAAGTGGTGGAGGCCGAAACAGAAACCGTTTAG
- a CDS encoding C40 family peptidase codes for MVSLSDLQAAFNPDLAQKLEYQCQANLDLYDGPESDRLATQAAVGRHLQIISLPATTPKSSDSAAIQVRLCEDDYPGWLRTTDVSELVVATMPYQAIALDATEIQARLPEAIAFVYKAMEQPNYYLWGGTVGPNYDCSGLMQAAFASVGIQLPRDAYQQEAFTQAIEVTDLEPGDLVFFGSPEKATHVGLYVGDQSYLHSSGKEQGRNGIGSDRLSEQGDIVSQTYYRQLRGAGRVIASYQPQR; via the coding sequence ATGGTTTCTTTGAGCGATTTACAAGCGGCTTTCAATCCTGATCTTGCTCAAAAGCTAGAGTATCAGTGCCAAGCCAACTTAGACCTTTATGACGGGCCAGAAAGCGATCGCTTAGCCACTCAAGCTGCGGTTGGCAGACATCTCCAAATTATCTCCTTACCAGCCACAACCCCCAAGTCTTCTGATAGCGCCGCTATCCAGGTACGTTTGTGTGAAGATGACTATCCAGGGTGGCTACGGACGACAGATGTTAGCGAACTTGTTGTGGCTACTATGCCCTACCAAGCGATCGCGCTGGATGCTACAGAAATTCAAGCTCGATTACCAGAGGCGATCGCTTTTGTCTACAAAGCAATGGAGCAACCCAATTATTACCTCTGGGGCGGCACTGTAGGGCCAAATTATGATTGTTCTGGGTTGATGCAGGCCGCTTTTGCCTCTGTCGGGATTCAATTACCGCGAGATGCCTATCAACAAGAAGCATTTACTCAAGCGATCGAAGTGACAGACCTAGAACCAGGAGATCTAGTTTTCTTTGGGTCTCCAGAAAAAGCAACGCATGTGGGGTTATATGTAGGGGATCAATCTTATCTCCATAGTTCCGGCAAAGAGCAGGGTCGAAATGGAATTGGCAGCGATCGCCTGTCTGAGCAAGGAGATATTGTGAGCCAAACTTATTATCGGCAATTGCGGGGTGCAGGACGTGTGATCGCGAGTTACCAACCACAAAGATGA
- a CDS encoding serine hydrolase gives MTFFRKDEQLQTLGDRVLEATWAEFPGLARNQIALTWIVYDAPVPVNTGGALSPEAFWNHEVRGFSYRGLERIYPASIVKLFYLVAMHEWLEKGMIQSSAELERAARDMIVDSSNDATSLVVDVLTGTTSGPELPPGPFETWKQQRNLVNRYFQSLGWPELETVNLNQKTWCDGAYGRERAFLGELMENRNMLTTEATARLVHGIVGGVAVSSERSQAMMALMKRSLNPTDLAADPENQVTGFLGAGVPQAAQVWSKAGLTSQVRHDAVYIESDGKQPYLLVVFTEGKAHSQNEAILPFVSQQIAAVMDDLSPFKN, from the coding sequence ATGACATTTTTCCGCAAAGACGAACAACTGCAAACTTTAGGCGATCGCGTCCTAGAGGCTACCTGGGCCGAATTTCCTGGCTTAGCTCGTAATCAAATTGCCCTAACCTGGATTGTCTACGATGCCCCAGTCCCCGTGAATACCGGAGGAGCCTTAAGCCCGGAAGCTTTCTGGAACCACGAAGTTAGAGGCTTTAGCTATAGAGGTCTAGAGCGGATCTATCCGGCAAGTATCGTGAAGTTGTTTTACCTAGTCGCGATGCACGAATGGCTAGAGAAAGGCATGATTCAGTCGTCAGCGGAGTTGGAACGAGCAGCCCGCGACATGATTGTAGACTCCAGTAACGATGCTACCAGTTTAGTCGTTGATGTTTTGACTGGCACTACTAGCGGCCCAGAACTACCTCCTGGCCCCTTTGAAACTTGGAAGCAGCAGCGCAATCTGGTTAACCGCTATTTTCAATCCTTGGGCTGGCCAGAACTGGAAACCGTTAATCTCAATCAGAAAACTTGGTGCGATGGTGCTTACGGTCGCGAGCGGGCGTTCCTCGGAGAACTGATGGAAAACCGCAATATGCTGACGACAGAAGCGACGGCGCGTTTGGTTCATGGCATTGTGGGAGGGGTGGCTGTCTCGTCCGAGCGATCGCAAGCCATGATGGCCTTGATGAAGCGCAGTCTCAACCCGACTGATTTGGCAGCAGATCCCGAAAATCAAGTGACTGGTTTTTTAGGCGCAGGTGTTCCTCAAGCAGCCCAAGTTTGGTCGAAGGCAGGGCTTACCAGCCAAGTGCGTCACGATGCCGTCTATATCGAGTCAGATGGGAAACAGCCTTACTTATTAGTTGTGTTTACAGAGGGCAAAGCCCACAGCCAAAACGAAGCGATCTTGCCATTCGTGTCGCAGCAAATCGCGGCTGTGATGGATGACCTTAGCCCTTTTAAAAATTAG
- a CDS encoding ABC transporter substrate-binding protein, with amino-acid sequence MKNFASASGLRPRLAITLAITTLISLLATACQDAANTNQGSQGQNNSTDSTTNAKGLKIGSLLPATGDLAPIGQAMLASVPLAVEQANQCGGVNGEPVTLVAEDDQTDPTAGAEGMTKLAEADRVAGVVGSFASSVSSAAVDVAARNKVMLISPGSTSPVFTERAKKGDFQGYWARTAPPDTYQARALAKLASDRGFKRVSTIVINNDYGVGFEKEFVEAFKKQGGTVVNEARPTRYDPKATTFETEAAAAFGGKPDAVVAVLYAETGSLLLKSAYEQGLTEGVQIMLTDGVKSDEFPKQVGKTSDGKFIITNAIGTVPGADGKSLDALAQLWQEKKGQAVSAYVPHSWDATALLMLSAEAAKANTGAGIQSKLRDVANAPGTEVSDVCEGLKLLRAGQDINYQGASGNVDIDENGDVVGSYDVWSVKDDGTLANVGKVQPE; translated from the coding sequence ATGAAAAATTTTGCTTCAGCAAGTGGTCTGAGGCCGCGCCTAGCAATCACTTTAGCCATCACAACTTTAATTAGTTTACTAGCGACTGCCTGCCAAGATGCGGCTAACACCAATCAAGGCAGCCAAGGCCAAAATAACTCGACTGACTCTACTACCAATGCTAAGGGATTAAAAATTGGTTCCCTGCTGCCAGCCACAGGTGACTTAGCACCCATTGGGCAGGCCATGCTAGCTTCTGTGCCCTTGGCTGTAGAACAAGCCAACCAATGTGGCGGCGTGAATGGTGAACCTGTGACGCTGGTAGCCGAGGATGACCAAACTGATCCCACCGCAGGTGCCGAAGGGATGACGAAGCTGGCTGAAGCGGATAGAGTCGCTGGCGTGGTCGGTTCTTTTGCCAGTAGCGTTTCTAGCGCCGCTGTGGATGTGGCTGCTCGCAACAAAGTGATGCTGATTTCACCCGGAAGCACCAGTCCTGTGTTTACAGAGCGGGCGAAGAAGGGTGACTTTCAAGGATACTGGGCACGGACTGCACCCCCCGATACTTACCAAGCCAGAGCCTTAGCTAAGTTGGCGAGCGATCGCGGCTTCAAACGAGTCTCGACCATCGTGATCAACAACGACTACGGCGTTGGCTTCGAAAAAGAATTCGTGGAAGCCTTTAAGAAACAAGGCGGCACAGTGGTCAATGAAGCCAGACCCACCCGCTACGATCCCAAAGCCACCACCTTTGAAACTGAAGCTGCTGCTGCCTTTGGGGGCAAACCGGACGCAGTTGTAGCAGTTCTCTACGCCGAGACAGGTAGCTTATTACTGAAGTCTGCTTATGAGCAAGGCCTGACGGAAGGGGTGCAGATTATGCTAACCGATGGCGTCAAGAGTGATGAGTTTCCCAAACAGGTCGGCAAAACGAGTGACGGTAAATTCATCATTACCAACGCGATCGGCACCGTGCCTGGAGCCGATGGTAAGTCTTTAGATGCCTTAGCCCAACTCTGGCAAGAAAAGAAAGGGCAAGCCGTGAGTGCTTACGTCCCTCATTCTTGGGATGCTACAGCCCTGTTAATGCTATCGGCGGAAGCAGCTAAAGCTAACACAGGGGCAGGCATTCAAAGCAAGTTGCGAGATGTGGCTAATGCGCCCGGAACCGAAGTCTCAGATGTCTGTGAAGGGTTGAAACTCTTGCGGGCAGGCCAAGACATTAACTACCAAGGTGCTAGCGGCAACGTTGACATTGACGAAAATGGAGATGTGGTCGGTAGCTACGATGTTTGGAGCGTCAAAGACGATGGCACCTTAGCCAATGTTGGTAAAGTGCAGCCTGAATAA
- a CDS encoding glycosyltransferase family 1 protein — protein sequence MFPLKNQHVALISVHGDPAIEIGKEEAGGQNVYVRQVGEALARQGWQVDMFTRQSSPNQPKIVEHAPNCRTIRLVAGPEDFVPRDEIFEFLPEFVQGFLDFQQESGVEYPVVHTNYWLSSWVGMELKKRNKKIQQVHTYHSLGAVKYKSISTIPLIASTRLATEKACLETAERVVATSPQEREHMRSLVSTRGKIDIIPCGTDIQRFGSFSQLEARQKLGIDPDAKVVFYVGRFDPRKGIETVVRAVGRSKLRGQADLKLVIGGGSRPGQSDGMERDRIEGIVNELGLGDMTTFPGRLGDDTLPAYYAAADVCVVPSHYEPFGLVAIEAMASGTPVIASDVGGLQFTVVPEETGLLAPAQDDAAFAEAIDRILSDATWRNQLGVAARHRVETYFSWEGVASQLSELYQKLMSQPAAEKELQKELQKVGA from the coding sequence ATGTTTCCTCTGAAAAATCAGCATGTCGCCCTGATTTCCGTCCACGGCGACCCTGCAATTGAGATTGGTAAAGAAGAGGCTGGGGGACAAAACGTTTACGTACGGCAGGTGGGTGAAGCGCTAGCCCGTCAGGGGTGGCAGGTTGATATGTTTACCCGCCAAAGTAGCCCCAATCAACCCAAGATTGTGGAGCATGCTCCTAACTGCCGCACCATTCGTTTAGTTGCAGGCCCTGAGGATTTTGTACCTCGCGATGAGATCTTCGAGTTTCTCCCAGAGTTTGTGCAAGGGTTTCTGGATTTTCAGCAAGAATCTGGTGTTGAATATCCGGTTGTTCACACCAACTACTGGCTCTCTTCCTGGGTGGGGATGGAGCTGAAAAAACGAAACAAAAAGATTCAGCAAGTGCATACTTACCACTCTTTGGGAGCGGTGAAGTACAAGTCAATCTCCACGATTCCTTTAATTGCTAGTACTCGTCTAGCAACGGAAAAAGCTTGCCTGGAAACGGCTGAGCGCGTTGTGGCAACTAGCCCTCAAGAGAGGGAGCACATGCGATCGCTGGTCTCCACTCGCGGCAAGATTGACATCATTCCTTGCGGTACGGATATTCAGCGCTTTGGCTCGTTCTCGCAGTTGGAGGCACGGCAAAAGCTAGGGATTGATCCCGACGCTAAGGTGGTGTTCTACGTGGGACGCTTTGATCCCCGTAAAGGTATTGAAACTGTGGTGCGGGCGGTGGGTCGCTCGAAGTTGCGTGGTCAAGCGGATCTGAAGTTGGTAATTGGTGGCGGCAGTCGTCCTGGTCAAAGCGATGGCATGGAGCGCGATCGCATTGAGGGAATTGTGAATGAGCTAGGTTTGGGCGACATGACCACTTTCCCCGGTCGTTTGGGTGACGACACGTTACCTGCCTACTACGCTGCTGCGGATGTCTGTGTGGTGCCTAGCCATTATGAACCGTTTGGTTTAGTAGCGATTGAAGCGATGGCGAGTGGCACGCCTGTGATCGCAAGCGATGTGGGTGGTTTGCAGTTTACGGTAGTCCCTGAGGAAACGGGCTTATTGGCACCTGCCCAAGATGATGCGGCGTTTGCTGAGGCGATCGATCGGATTTTGAGTGATGCGACTTGGCGCAACCAGTTAGGTGTGGCGGCGAGACATCGGGTAGAAACTTACTTTAGCTGGGAAGGGGTTGCTTCGCAGTTGAGTGAGTTGTATCAGAAGTTGATGAGCCAACCTGCTGCTGAGAAGGAGTTGCAAAAGGAGTTGCAAAAGGTAGGCGCTTAG
- a CDS encoding TIGR04222 domain-containing membrane protein, producing the protein MPVVGLASLLRWLLRYPNQGAVTSSDLDLYEVAFLAAGRKRAVEAAIVHLVQQRYLQPKSKIQALSVTKPLPQGSHPLEEAVATAARAKGSVHHVRGAVTDVAEEIGDRLREKGLLLPYWRAFLGQWVPALLVIALLLLGISKISVGLERHKPVGFLMILCLFTGFAAIRCLIPVRLSRYGQKVLQNLLQEKASLKQVALNGGVEHSSVGLAFALFGTASLSGKSFADLRFALGHSISSSSSGFDGGGGCGSGCGGSSGCGSSGCGGGCGGCGG; encoded by the coding sequence GTGCCAGTAGTAGGGCTTGCCAGTTTATTACGCTGGCTGCTGCGCTATCCCAACCAAGGTGCCGTTACATCCAGTGATCTTGACTTGTACGAAGTTGCGTTTTTAGCAGCAGGTCGAAAGCGAGCGGTGGAGGCAGCAATTGTCCACTTAGTGCAACAGCGATACTTGCAACCTAAGTCTAAAATTCAAGCACTATCCGTTACCAAACCTTTGCCTCAAGGGAGTCATCCCCTGGAAGAGGCAGTTGCGACAGCAGCTAGAGCCAAGGGGAGCGTACACCACGTTAGAGGAGCCGTCACTGATGTTGCTGAGGAAATTGGCGATCGCCTGCGAGAAAAAGGATTGTTATTACCTTATTGGCGAGCATTTTTAGGCCAATGGGTTCCAGCTTTGTTGGTTATTGCTTTGCTCCTATTAGGGATTAGCAAAATTAGTGTTGGTCTTGAGCGTCACAAGCCAGTAGGATTTTTGATGATTCTTTGCCTATTCACAGGCTTTGCAGCAATTCGCTGCCTAATTCCGGTGAGGTTGAGTCGCTATGGTCAGAAGGTTTTGCAGAACTTATTGCAGGAGAAGGCCAGTTTGAAGCAAGTAGCTTTAAATGGTGGGGTGGAGCATAGCTCAGTCGGGTTAGCATTTGCTCTTTTTGGAACTGCATCTTTGTCAGGCAAATCTTTTGCGGATTTACGCTTTGCTCTGGGGCATTCAATCAGTTCTAGTAGCAGCGGTTTTGATGGTGGGGGTGGCTGCGGTAGTGGTTGTGGCGGTAGCAGTGGTTGCGGTAGTAGTGGTTGTGGCGGTGGTTGTGGCGGCTGTGGTGGTTAA
- a CDS encoding IS4 family transposase, whose product MLPLFYQAHLQQGLSPRHYLLVNLLVLLLQWHKQVRLERLATTLPLPIQFEGRRRCLPRLFSSPQLHIDTLWLPLVGYLLSCQFRVGQTLYLVLDRTQWQGVNVLMASVIYRGRALPLYWQFLSHSGSSGLAQQQAVLRPLLALLKPYQVVVLGDREFCSVHLAQWLGQEQLSFCLRLRCNEYVQDETGLVEQLQHLGLKPGQSRFFEQVRVTKQGGLGLFNVACYWKRAYRGHCEKSAWFLLTNLPSLGAAVTAYQHRMGIEAFFRDYKSGGYQVESTRLNPQRLSGLFVLLALAYTSAVIQGHEVRTQGLASYICRAKEGRRMRRRHSDFWIGLYAQAWLEGMDLATDWVESWMQLSGNKQSYLQRGLDAASRLQALF is encoded by the coding sequence ATGCTGCCTCTATTCTACCAAGCTCACCTCCAACAGGGCCTCAGTCCTCGCCATTACTTACTTGTGAATCTACTGGTGTTGCTATTGCAATGGCATAAACAAGTGCGCCTCGAAAGACTTGCGACCACCTTGCCTCTACCGATTCAATTCGAGGGTCGTCGCCGCTGTTTGCCACGCTTGTTTTCGAGCCCTCAGTTGCACATTGATACCCTCTGGTTGCCCTTAGTCGGCTACTTGCTATCTTGCCAATTCCGAGTCGGACAAACTCTTTACTTGGTCCTCGACCGCACGCAGTGGCAAGGGGTGAATGTGCTGATGGCGAGTGTGATTTATCGAGGGCGGGCTCTGCCCTTGTACTGGCAGTTCTTGTCGCATTCTGGAAGTTCGGGCTTAGCGCAACAACAAGCGGTTTTGCGCCCACTTTTAGCGCTACTCAAGCCTTATCAAGTCGTGGTCTTAGGGGACCGGGAATTCTGCTCGGTGCATCTAGCGCAATGGTTGGGCCAAGAACAGCTCAGCTTCTGTTTACGCTTACGCTGTAACGAGTACGTTCAAGATGAAACGGGTTTGGTTGAGCAACTCCAACACCTGGGATTAAAACCCGGTCAATCGCGCTTTTTCGAGCAGGTGAGGGTGACGAAACAAGGGGGTCTGGGATTGTTTAATGTGGCTTGCTATTGGAAACGAGCATATCGAGGCCATTGCGAGAAAAGTGCTTGGTTTCTCTTAACCAATCTGCCCTCTTTAGGTGCTGCTGTGACGGCTTATCAACATCGCATGGGCATCGAAGCTTTCTTTCGTGACTACAAAAGTGGAGGGTATCAAGTCGAATCCACTCGTCTCAATCCTCAGCGCTTATCAGGTTTATTTGTTCTCTTAGCCCTTGCTTATACCAGTGCAGTCATTCAAGGCCATGAAGTTCGCACTCAAGGCTTAGCTAGCTATATTTGTCGAGCCAAAGAAGGACGAAGAATGCGTCGCAGACATAGCGATTTTTGGATAGGTTTGTATGCTCAAGCTTGGTTGGAAGGGATGGACTTAGCCACCGATTGGGTAGAGTCTTGGATGCAGCTTAGTGGCAATAAGCAATCCTATCTTCAGCGAGGACTAGACGCTGCTTCCCGCCTCCAAGCATTGTTCTAG
- a CDS encoding mechanosensitive ion channel family protein has protein sequence MTVLLAAVTPQVAQNLIDLAFDIVPRVFGAIGILVLTRLAIGVVGRVMRRTLNRTEPTIRKFLVQASEIVTLVVGISAALTALAIPTATLVTVVGAAGLAIGLALQNTLSHFAAGIMLITFRPFEVGDYVEGAGVFGVVDSIGLFYTTLVTRDNVKITVPNSNLFSGTLKNMTTLGTRRVDLEIDIGDRPIDSTITMLLSLVLPHPLVLNDPKPTCHVHSVSPTTTVLYLRPWCAAEAYEQVRAEIQQMVKETLQQADPDTDPDIDPESELTDY, from the coding sequence ATGACCGTTTTGCTTGCTGCCGTCACACCGCAGGTTGCCCAAAACCTGATCGATTTGGCTTTTGACATCGTACCGAGAGTCTTTGGGGCTATTGGTATCTTGGTCCTGACTCGCTTAGCGATCGGGGTTGTAGGGCGCGTGATGCGGCGAACCCTCAATCGCACCGAACCCACCATCCGCAAATTCCTGGTACAAGCCTCCGAAATCGTCACTCTAGTCGTCGGCATTAGCGCTGCCCTGACCGCACTAGCCATTCCTACCGCCACCTTAGTCACCGTCGTAGGTGCCGCAGGTCTCGCGATCGGCTTAGCGCTGCAAAACACCCTGTCTCACTTTGCAGCAGGCATCATGCTCATCACCTTCCGACCCTTTGAAGTTGGCGACTATGTCGAAGGCGCTGGCGTATTCGGCGTCGTCGATAGCATTGGCCTGTTCTACACCACCCTGGTCACCCGCGATAACGTCAAAATCACCGTCCCCAACAGCAACCTATTCAGCGGCACCCTCAAGAACATGACCACCCTGGGCACCCGTCGCGTCGATCTAGAAATAGACATTGGCGATCGCCCCATCGACTCCACCATCACCATGCTGCTGTCCCTGGTCCTGCCCCATCCCCTAGTCCTCAACGATCCCAAACCCACCTGCCACGTCCACTCCGTCTCCCCTACCACCACAGTCCTGTACCTGCGACCCTGGTGCGCCGCCGAAGCCTACGAACAAGTGCGGGCGGAAATTCAGCAAATGGTGAAAGAAACCCTACAACAAGCCGATCCTGATACAGATCCAGATATAGACCCAGAATCCGAGCTCACCGACTACTAA
- a CDS encoding OPT family oligopeptide transporter, protein MPSKSQPKMVLPRDAYQALPPGERYEPVVPDESEMPELTPKSLLVGVAVGILFGAANAYLGLKVGLTVSASIPAAVIGVAVFRALRQGTLLETNIVQTIGSTGESLAAGVIFTLPVLYLWGETPGFWPIFPLSLLGGLLGVLFMIPLRRFLIVQEHGRLTYPEGTACAEILVASQAGGPQAKLLFSGLGVGALYSALERFGRLWPAEPDVAIAQAGFRTSIGASVTPELLGVGYIIGPAIAAVILAGGAIGWLVIMPLIYLFGSGVPTPIPPETVALIADMDSFSIWSRYIRYIGAGAVAFGGLFSLLKSAPTLWESVRLTAIALKQRSSQQAERTDRDLSLTLVAVSLIVIGLLVAFLPLRTGGAGPVGLLAGLAVVVFSFFFVTVSSRIVGIIGNSSNPISGMTIVTVLICALLFGSAYSLQEAKVAVLTIGALVCIAAANAGDTSQDLKTGFLIGATPRNQQIGEIVGVVTTGLVMSAVLELFRADIVSGAFKAPQANLIRLVIDGVLGGNLPWGLVLAGAALAACVEMMGLPTLAFSVGLYLPIHLSIPIMVGGLIRLAVEAWSPPRSLERRREAGVLYASGLIAGAALLGVVGAAIAFFNLPFAQAEPPNPAQWQGAAIAFTLLSASLLWVISRSPSQRK, encoded by the coding sequence ATGCCAAGCAAGTCGCAGCCGAAGATGGTGTTGCCACGGGACGCTTACCAGGCGTTGCCTCCAGGGGAACGTTACGAACCTGTGGTGCCCGATGAGTCTGAAATGCCTGAGTTAACGCCCAAATCTTTACTGGTTGGGGTGGCGGTGGGGATTCTATTTGGGGCGGCGAATGCTTATCTGGGGTTAAAGGTGGGCCTAACCGTCTCGGCTTCAATTCCGGCGGCGGTGATTGGGGTGGCTGTGTTTCGGGCGTTGCGACAAGGCACTTTGCTAGAAACCAATATTGTCCAAACCATTGGCTCGACGGGAGAATCTTTGGCGGCTGGGGTAATTTTTACTCTGCCAGTGCTGTACCTGTGGGGCGAAACACCAGGTTTTTGGCCGATTTTTCCGCTGTCGCTTCTCGGTGGGTTGCTGGGTGTGTTGTTTATGATTCCGCTGCGCCGATTTCTGATTGTGCAGGAGCACGGACGGCTAACCTACCCGGAAGGGACTGCTTGCGCGGAAATTTTGGTGGCATCCCAGGCGGGAGGGCCACAAGCCAAGCTTCTGTTTAGCGGTCTGGGTGTCGGGGCCTTGTACTCTGCTTTGGAGCGCTTTGGTCGTCTTTGGCCTGCGGAACCCGATGTGGCGATCGCCCAAGCGGGATTTCGGACTTCGATTGGGGCGAGTGTGACGCCAGAGCTACTGGGGGTGGGTTACATCATTGGCCCCGCGATCGCAGCGGTGATTCTGGCAGGAGGAGCGATCGGGTGGCTGGTGATCATGCCTTTGATCTATTTGTTTGGCAGTGGGGTACCCACGCCGATTCCACCAGAAACGGTAGCTCTGATTGCTGATATGGACAGCTTCAGCATTTGGAGTCGCTACATCCGCTATATTGGCGCGGGGGCCGTGGCTTTCGGTGGCTTGTTTAGCTTGCTCAAGTCTGCTCCGACGCTATGGGAATCGGTGCGATTAACCGCGATCGCCCTGAAGCAACGCAGCAGCCAGCAGGCAGAACGGACGGATCGCGATTTGTCTCTGACATTGGTAGCCGTCAGCTTAATTGTGATTGGGTTACTCGTGGCGTTTTTGCCGCTACGAACCGGGGGAGCGGGGCCAGTCGGGTTGCTGGCAGGTTTAGCGGTGGTGGTGTTTTCCTTCTTTTTTGTCACCGTCTCCTCGCGGATTGTCGGCATTATCGGCAACTCTTCTAACCCGATTTCTGGGATGACAATTGTGACGGTGCTGATTTGTGCACTGTTGTTTGGCTCTGCCTATAGTCTTCAAGAAGCGAAAGTCGCGGTGCTGACCATCGGCGCTTTGGTTTGTATTGCCGCCGCCAACGCCGGGGATACGTCTCAAGATTTGAAAACTGGTTTTTTGATTGGAGCCACTCCCCGCAATCAACAAATTGGTGAAATTGTCGGAGTTGTCACCACTGGGTTGGTGATGAGTGCTGTGCTAGAGCTGTTTCGGGCCGATATTGTCTCTGGAGCCTTTAAAGCGCCACAAGCCAACTTGATTCGACTGGTGATCGATGGTGTTTTAGGAGGCAACTTGCCTTGGGGCTTGGTGTTGGCCGGAGCCGCTTTAGCGGCTTGTGTGGAAATGATGGGCTTACCCACGCTGGCTTTTTCGGTGGGGCTGTATCTGCCGATTCATCTCTCGATCCCGATTATGGTAGGCGGTTTAATTCGACTGGCCGTAGAAGCTTGGTCTCCGCCTCGCAGCCTAGAACGACGACGGGAAGCAGGGGTTTTGTACGCATCAGGACTGATTGCGGGAGCCGCTTTGCTGGGTGTCGTGGGAGCCGCGATCGCCTTCTTTAACTTGCCATTCGCTCAGGCAGAACCACCCAATCCTGCCCAGTGGCAAGGAGCCGCGATCGCCTTTACTCTCCTCAGTGCCAGTCTCCTTTGGGTGATCTCTCGCTCTCCGAGTCAGCGGAAGTAA
- a CDS encoding DUF3177 family protein, which translates to MQDQLWFEPLVWTDYRLALLFAVLFPLILLIWAFVQKNETIQHLLAIYWRVSSLLAVTVYLMIAAVPLSFVSGLMARVLIPIALWFWVDLNEEIDDQSRSPLKLAFNAWRWAMTVYSALGALLSLPFLQCAISQASLNTRFCRVWFDPPLLFKQYFHANTSVRFLGFLGVVGLLVYVACLSYFVLVKLSKQGRSATQQ; encoded by the coding sequence ATGCAAGATCAACTCTGGTTTGAACCGCTAGTTTGGACAGATTACCGACTGGCCCTCCTATTTGCTGTCCTTTTTCCTTTAATTCTGCTGATTTGGGCTTTTGTGCAAAAAAATGAAACCATTCAGCACCTGTTAGCTATTTATTGGCGGGTTTCGAGCTTGCTAGCCGTCACGGTCTACTTGATGATTGCAGCAGTGCCCCTCAGTTTTGTTTCAGGGCTGATGGCACGGGTTCTTATTCCCATTGCGCTGTGGTTTTGGGTTGACCTTAACGAAGAAATTGATGATCAATCCCGTAGTCCCTTGAAGCTAGCCTTTAATGCTTGGCGTTGGGCCATGACGGTCTACAGCGCTTTAGGAGCCTTGCTTAGCTTGCCTTTTCTACAATGCGCGATTTCTCAAGCATCTCTGAATACAAGATTTTGTCGGGTTTGGTTTGATCCACCCCTACTGTTCAAGCAGTACTTTCATGCCAACACCAGCGTCCGCTTTCTCGGCTTCCTCGGAGTGGTAGGTCTACTCGTTTATGTAGCTTGTCTGAGCTATTTCGTCTTGGTGAAGCTGTCCAAGCAAGGTCGCTCTGCCACCCAGCAGTAA